The Candidatus Koribacter versatilis Ellin345 genome has a segment encoding these proteins:
- a CDS encoding GTP pyrophosphokinase → MANDENSTDRVDVEEVMRQFVEKRDLLEAFRSKTEGLISELLDAAAIRCQSIQSRVKTNKKLRAKYLDPKKDYRSLDEITDQVGFRIIVYYQDEIDVVAKLVRDEFDVDEANSVDKRITDPERFGYQAVHCVCQHSSGRSKITEYKKHAGITCEIQIATILGHAWAEMEHEWYDLQDDFPDDIKRKFSRLAALLDLADSEFLDIRKKKSSYERSVELRIEANVPDVPLDSVSLKSLLTQDPHVKEVDSKLAVIFASELVPDLSDAEARRRFPIMEFLGLQSVRSAQDKLRQHEAALLEFATLSEQGVWRDWKLKTPIMPGIGFYHLMLLFAFSGGLESAQVALAKLGGGLKGYPHLDEQVRIAQAVAKKYGLT, encoded by the coding sequence ATGGCAAATGACGAAAACAGCACCGACCGAGTTGATGTCGAAGAGGTGATGCGGCAGTTCGTCGAAAAACGAGATTTGCTGGAGGCGTTTCGTTCAAAGACAGAGGGTTTAATCTCCGAATTGTTAGACGCCGCCGCCATTCGGTGCCAATCAATTCAGTCGCGGGTCAAAACCAACAAGAAACTTCGGGCGAAATATCTTGACCCGAAGAAGGATTATCGCTCCCTCGACGAGATCACAGACCAGGTTGGCTTTAGGATCATTGTCTACTATCAAGACGAGATTGATGTAGTCGCCAAATTGGTCCGGGACGAGTTCGATGTGGATGAAGCGAATTCGGTCGACAAACGAATCACCGACCCCGAACGTTTTGGCTATCAGGCGGTGCACTGTGTTTGTCAGCACTCGTCTGGACGTTCCAAGATCACGGAATACAAGAAACATGCGGGGATCACGTGCGAGATCCAGATTGCCACGATCCTCGGCCATGCTTGGGCCGAAATGGAACATGAGTGGTACGACCTGCAGGATGATTTTCCAGACGATATCAAACGAAAGTTTTCGCGATTGGCTGCGCTCCTGGACCTTGCGGATTCTGAGTTCTTGGACATCCGTAAAAAGAAGAGCAGCTATGAGCGATCGGTAGAACTTCGGATCGAAGCAAACGTTCCCGATGTCCCGCTCGATTCCGTGTCTTTGAAATCGCTGTTAACTCAGGACCCCCACGTGAAGGAAGTCGATAGTAAGCTGGCAGTGATTTTCGCCAGCGAACTAGTTCCAGATCTGTCCGACGCCGAAGCTCGTCGGAGATTCCCGATAATGGAGTTCCTCGGGTTGCAGAGCGTCCGGTCGGCGCAAGACAAACTCAGACAGCACGAAGCGGCACTGTTGGAATTCGCTACATTGTCCGAGCAGGGAGTTTGGCGCGATTGGAAGCTCAAGACACCTATCATGCCTGGTATAGGGTTTTACCACCTGATGTTGTTATTCGCGTTCTCCGGAGGCCTAGAGTCTGCCCAAGTGGCTCTCGCGAAACTCGGAGGGGGGCTGAAAGGTTACCCGCACCTTGACGAGCAAGTAAGGATCGCGCAAGCGGTAGCGAAAAAATACGGGCTCACCTAA
- a CDS encoding NAD-dependent succinate-semialdehyde dehydrogenase — translation MAIASVNPATGEVLKTFEALTPEQIEAKIAKAHATFSTYRLLPYSKRAAWMNKTAELLEAEKQELGRIMTLEMGKPLKAAVAEAAKCATACRYYAENTERLMADEIVQTSAKRSFVKYQPIGPVLAIMPWNFPFWQVFRFVAPALMAGNVGLLKHASNVPQCALAIEDILRRAGFPEGVFQTLLIGAKAVDAILSDSRIMAATLTGSEGAGIEVGVSAAKQIKKVVLELGGSDPFIVMPSANLETAVATAVTARVQNNGQSCIAAKRFIVHEAIADSFTEKFVAKMAGLKIGDPMDDATELGPLSTPSGVTDLERDLKASVDAGARVLTGGAVIKRPGNFFAPTVITDIPKESPAYKEEFFGPVASVFRVKNIDEAIAIANDSRFGLGASVWTNEPAEQERFIRDIEAGMVYVNKMVASDPRLPFGGVKQSGHGRELGVHGLHEFLNIKTVWVE, via the coding sequence ATGGCCATCGCGAGTGTGAATCCTGCCACCGGCGAAGTACTGAAGACGTTTGAAGCGCTCACCCCAGAACAGATCGAAGCGAAGATCGCCAAGGCGCACGCAACTTTTTCTACCTACCGACTGCTGCCGTATTCCAAGCGCGCGGCATGGATGAACAAGACGGCCGAACTGCTCGAAGCGGAGAAGCAGGAACTTGGGCGCATTATGACTTTGGAGATGGGCAAGCCGCTGAAGGCCGCAGTGGCAGAGGCGGCGAAGTGCGCGACCGCGTGCCGCTACTATGCGGAGAACACCGAACGCTTGATGGCGGACGAGATTGTGCAGACCAGCGCGAAACGGAGCTTTGTAAAGTACCAGCCGATTGGGCCGGTGCTGGCGATTATGCCGTGGAATTTTCCGTTCTGGCAGGTGTTTCGGTTCGTGGCTCCAGCGTTGATGGCAGGAAACGTTGGGCTGCTGAAGCACGCGTCGAACGTGCCGCAGTGCGCGCTGGCAATCGAAGACATTCTGCGGCGAGCGGGATTTCCCGAAGGTGTGTTTCAGACGCTGCTAATCGGAGCGAAGGCGGTAGATGCGATTCTCTCGGATTCGCGCATCATGGCCGCGACCCTCACGGGTAGCGAAGGCGCTGGGATTGAAGTTGGCGTGTCGGCTGCGAAGCAGATCAAGAAGGTTGTGCTGGAGTTGGGCGGAAGCGATCCGTTCATCGTGATGCCAAGCGCCAATTTAGAGACCGCGGTGGCTACTGCGGTGACGGCGCGGGTGCAGAACAATGGACAGTCGTGTATCGCGGCGAAGCGCTTCATTGTTCACGAAGCAATCGCTGATTCGTTTACTGAGAAATTCGTGGCGAAGATGGCGGGGCTGAAGATTGGCGACCCGATGGATGACGCGACGGAACTCGGGCCACTCTCGACACCGAGCGGGGTGACGGATCTGGAGCGCGACCTGAAAGCTTCGGTGGATGCGGGAGCGCGGGTGTTGACAGGCGGAGCGGTGATCAAACGGCCGGGAAACTTTTTTGCGCCGACAGTGATTACCGATATCCCGAAAGAATCTCCGGCTTATAAGGAAGAGTTCTTCGGGCCGGTGGCTTCGGTATTTCGGGTGAAGAACATTGATGAGGCGATCGCGATTGCGAACGACAGTCGCTTTGGGCTGGGCGCGAGTGTGTGGACGAACGAGCCAGCGGAGCAGGAACGTTTTATTCGCGATATCGAAGCGGGCATGGTTTACGTCAACAAGATGGTCGCGTCGGATCCGCGGCTGCCGTTTGGTGGGGTGAAGCAGTCAGGACATGGGCGCGAACTGGGCGTGCACGGGCTGCACGAATTTTTGAATATTAAGACGGTGTGGGTGGAGTAG
- a CDS encoding DUF3079 domain-containing protein, giving the protein MPRVPLHPKNPERVCWGCDKCCPADSLDCGNGTVRTQHPVEIFGEDWLEFSKPRPNPESSHSGTAD; this is encoded by the coding sequence ATGCCCAGGGTCCCACTGCATCCTAAGAACCCCGAACGCGTCTGCTGGGGATGCGACAAATGTTGCCCGGCCGATTCCCTCGATTGTGGCAACGGCACAGTGCGCACCCAGCATCCCGTCGAGATCTTCGGTGAAGACTGGCTGGAATTCTCCAAGCCACGGCCGAATCCTGAGTCAAGTCATTCCGGAACCGCAGATTAG
- the adhE gene encoding bifunctional acetaldehyde-CoA/alcohol dehydrogenase yields the protein MPTKTLEEKTAKLSPERIAHLEGLVDNARAAASAFLQFTQEDVDRIVKQMVLAGMEHAQKLAQMAVEETMLGVLEDKVIKNMVATEFVYNYVKDKRTVGIIREYPERRLTEIAEPIGVIFSLIPITNPTSTVLFKCIMAIKTRNAVIFSPHPRAWRCCKEAVHVMYEAARKHGAPDGVFACLESHNLDDNDYLMHHKYVSMIDATGGPSAVKAAYSSGKPALGVGAGNTPVYLEKTADINMAVVDIITSKTFDNGTICASEQTVVIDDEIYDTVLKKFSDLGTHICNEGETELLGRTVIDPDTGAMQPMAVGQKAADIAAAVGIEVQPKTKLIIAPIKGVGPNHPLSVEKLFPVLAVYRAHSTEEALDVCVAVNRAGGLGHTAVIFSRNDDIIHRFGILLNAGRLIVNSPGSIGALGGVYNDMVPTFSFGCGTGGGNSTMDNVNVYHYLNIKRLARRTPPSMWFRIPNQIYFNPNSIQNLATFPTRSTVIVTNPPLEQMGHVDIVRRYIPADTRIHVLVIPDCEPELKAVMDGVEALNFYKADQIIALGGGSVIDAAKMMKLKYESPDANFEELGSPFLDLRKRVVQFPTEKKHHARLIAVPTTSGTGSEVTPFAVLFDKARQRKITLADYSLSPDVAIVDPQFVMSMPKGLTADTGIDCLTHALEAGVSNYASPYTDSNAMQAIRLAFKYLPIAYENPQDEEARNTMHNAATIAAIAFSNASVGLNHALAHAFGARFGVPHGRANALMLPHVIAFNAAVPQKFMPSPNQQGYVAHKKYAMIADLLGLPGHTVEEKVASLITAVEELLDRLNLPRSIASMGIKREDFESAMPELVKAAFEDPSWLSNPRMPLMSELQELFLQAYEGSGRKKAEAREEATVS from the coding sequence ATGCCAACCAAAACACTTGAAGAAAAGACTGCAAAACTTAGCCCAGAGCGAATCGCCCACCTCGAGGGCCTCGTCGACAACGCCCGCGCCGCCGCATCCGCGTTCCTGCAATTCACCCAGGAGGACGTAGACCGCATCGTGAAGCAAATGGTCCTCGCCGGCATGGAACACGCGCAGAAACTCGCGCAGATGGCCGTCGAAGAGACCATGCTCGGCGTCCTCGAAGACAAGGTCATCAAGAACATGGTGGCTACCGAGTTCGTCTACAACTATGTCAAGGACAAGCGCACCGTCGGCATTATTCGCGAATATCCCGAGCGCCGGCTGACCGAGATCGCCGAACCCATTGGCGTGATCTTTTCGCTCATCCCCATCACGAACCCAACTTCGACCGTTCTTTTCAAGTGCATCATGGCGATCAAAACGCGCAACGCGGTCATCTTCAGCCCGCATCCGCGCGCCTGGCGCTGCTGCAAGGAAGCCGTCCATGTGATGTATGAGGCTGCGCGCAAGCACGGCGCTCCCGACGGTGTCTTCGCCTGCCTCGAATCCCACAACCTCGACGACAACGACTACCTGATGCACCACAAATATGTCTCGATGATCGACGCCACCGGTGGCCCGAGCGCCGTGAAAGCCGCGTATAGCTCCGGTAAACCGGCTCTCGGCGTCGGCGCCGGCAACACGCCCGTCTATCTCGAGAAGACCGCTGACATCAACATGGCTGTCGTTGACATCATCACCTCCAAGACATTCGACAACGGCACCATCTGCGCCTCTGAACAAACTGTCGTCATTGACGACGAGATCTACGACACTGTATTGAAGAAGTTCTCCGACCTCGGCACGCACATCTGCAACGAAGGCGAGACCGAACTGCTCGGTCGTACTGTCATTGATCCTGACACCGGCGCCATGCAACCCATGGCGGTCGGTCAGAAAGCCGCTGATATCGCCGCTGCTGTCGGCATCGAAGTGCAGCCCAAGACGAAGCTGATCATCGCGCCAATCAAGGGTGTCGGCCCGAATCACCCGCTCTCCGTTGAAAAGCTCTTCCCGGTGCTCGCCGTCTATCGCGCCCACTCAACCGAAGAAGCGCTCGACGTCTGCGTCGCCGTGAATCGCGCCGGAGGTCTCGGCCACACCGCCGTCATCTTCTCCAGGAACGACGACATCATTCACCGCTTCGGCATTCTGCTCAACGCCGGCCGCCTCATCGTCAACTCGCCCGGCTCCATCGGCGCCCTCGGCGGAGTTTATAACGACATGGTCCCGACGTTTTCCTTCGGCTGCGGCACCGGCGGCGGCAACAGCACCATGGACAACGTCAACGTCTATCACTACCTCAACATCAAGCGGCTCGCGCGGAGGACGCCTCCTTCTATGTGGTTCCGCATCCCCAACCAGATTTACTTCAACCCGAATTCCATCCAGAACCTGGCTACGTTCCCCACCCGCTCCACGGTCATCGTCACCAACCCACCGCTCGAGCAGATGGGACACGTGGATATCGTGCGCCGATACATCCCCGCCGACACGCGCATTCACGTCCTCGTCATCCCCGATTGCGAACCGGAACTGAAGGCGGTCATGGATGGTGTCGAAGCGCTGAACTTCTACAAAGCCGATCAGATCATCGCCCTCGGAGGCGGCTCCGTGATCGACGCCGCGAAGATGATGAAGTTGAAATATGAATCGCCGGATGCGAACTTCGAAGAACTCGGCTCGCCGTTCCTCGATCTTCGCAAGCGGGTCGTCCAATTCCCGACCGAGAAGAAGCACCACGCGCGTTTGATCGCCGTTCCCACCACCAGCGGCACCGGCAGCGAAGTCACCCCCTTCGCCGTTCTCTTCGATAAAGCCCGCCAGCGCAAGATCACCCTCGCCGACTACTCGCTCAGCCCCGACGTCGCCATCGTCGATCCGCAGTTCGTCATGTCGATGCCCAAAGGCCTCACCGCCGATACCGGCATCGACTGCCTGACCCACGCGCTCGAAGCCGGCGTCTCAAACTACGCCAGCCCCTATACCGACTCCAACGCCATGCAGGCCATCCGCCTCGCGTTCAAGTACCTGCCGATCGCCTACGAAAATCCGCAGGACGAAGAAGCCCGCAACACCATGCACAACGCGGCCACCATCGCCGCAATCGCGTTCTCCAATGCGTCGGTCGGACTCAATCACGCACTAGCCCACGCCTTCGGCGCACGCTTCGGCGTCCCCCACGGCCGCGCCAACGCCTTAATGCTGCCGCACGTAATCGCCTTCAACGCCGCCGTTCCGCAGAAGTTCATGCCGTCGCCGAACCAGCAGGGCTACGTGGCGCACAAGAAGTACGCCATGATCGCCGACCTTCTCGGATTGCCCGGTCACACCGTCGAAGAGAAAGTCGCAAGCCTCATCACCGCCGTCGAGGAGTTGCTCGATCGCCTCAACCTCCCACGCTCCATCGCCAGCATGGGCATCAAACGCGAAGACTTCGAAAGTGCCATGCCCGAGCTGGTCAAAGCCGCTTTCGAAGACCCGTCCTGGCTCTCCAACCCGCGCATGCCGCTGATGTCCGAGCTTCAGGAACTCTTCCTGCAAGCCTACGAAGGTTCCGGCAGGAAGAAAGCAGAGGCGAGAGAAGAAGCAACTGTCTCGTAG
- a CDS encoding amylo-alpha-1,6-glucosidase, which translates to MRLLKSLPIACLLAALSHAQQPDFAPIAHFPLTTSPLTIHQRAQERLPFSVTGDTGAILGQQDGSFELWHFPDKVFAHVSIHAALKDYPVPIELNPLAATIDVAPDHTTITYSHAAITVKQHMFLARGLQDAPAPLVMFEIESIRPVTLTIDLDPVMQHMWPALNGNRPGAGWIPMGTGGAYMLETEDPSFYGMIAMPNAQPGIMAPYQERPKDYPLQFILSYDPQRDGNKYFPLLTHVVDGGTLRGQERTSQLTSEIAEIAANLPKYYGASRDYYAHFFDTHLTVETPDPLFDQALRWAEISIDQLKVRKGNEVGLVAGVYPSADSDRPGFGWFFGRDSLWTTFALHSEGDFATSRNALEFLIARQRADGKIMHEYSQSADRVDWPSFPYMYAAADATPLFILAMHDYLRTTGDDAFIQKHWKNIKRAYDFLRAHDSDGDGIYDNSQGTGWVESWPPGMPQQELYLAALDQQATAAIGDLAKTLGDDTLTKSAHDTAESIRTKLNAYLAPDGIYAFSRNKDGSYDTTPTSYPAVAWWTGELALPNAAKTLDFYAASDLNADWGSRAIAQSNQLYDPISYHQGSIWPLFTGWTAMAEFRAGRSLAGLQHLRENLRLTWEGDPGNVTELMSGKFNEPLGRSTAHQLWSSAMVLTPAIRGLFGIETNVSQHKLFVVPQLPPEWPRAVVHHVPYGDTELDITYQRQGTTLNITVTSAKAIPLCVIPERTDRMCKVAPATTHTASITLPDVQVSLPDEAPRPGDASHLLRVINQQYEGRKLALTLEAPAGSHQQLPLQMNDPRVKTVTAQGATINKETLEVAFPTGEGFQRQIVTLTW; encoded by the coding sequence ATGCGTCTGCTCAAATCCCTTCCGATTGCCTGCCTGCTAGCCGCGCTTTCCCACGCGCAGCAACCCGACTTCGCACCCATCGCGCATTTCCCGCTAACCACGTCGCCGCTAACAATCCATCAGCGCGCCCAGGAACGCCTACCCTTCAGCGTCACCGGCGATACCGGCGCCATCCTCGGCCAGCAGGACGGCAGCTTCGAACTCTGGCACTTTCCCGATAAAGTCTTCGCTCACGTGAGTATTCACGCCGCGCTTAAAGATTATCCCGTCCCCATCGAACTCAATCCTCTCGCGGCCACCATCGATGTCGCACCCGATCACACCACCATTACCTACTCCCACGCTGCTATCACCGTGAAGCAACACATGTTCCTGGCGCGAGGATTGCAGGATGCCCCCGCGCCGCTCGTGATGTTCGAAATTGAATCCATCCGTCCCGTAACCCTCACCATCGACCTCGATCCCGTCATGCAACACATGTGGCCGGCATTGAATGGCAACCGCCCTGGAGCAGGCTGGATCCCCATGGGCACCGGTGGTGCGTACATGCTCGAGACCGAAGACCCCAGCTTCTACGGCATGATCGCCATGCCCAATGCGCAGCCCGGCATCATGGCTCCGTATCAGGAGCGCCCGAAAGATTACCCGCTCCAATTCATCCTCTCGTACGACCCGCAACGCGACGGCAATAAGTATTTCCCGCTGCTAACACATGTCGTAGATGGCGGCACCCTCCGTGGTCAGGAGCGCACCTCGCAACTCACATCAGAGATCGCCGAGATCGCCGCGAACTTGCCGAAGTACTACGGCGCCAGCCGCGACTACTACGCCCATTTCTTCGATACTCATCTAACTGTCGAAACGCCCGATCCCCTCTTCGATCAAGCGCTGCGCTGGGCCGAGATCTCCATAGACCAACTCAAGGTCCGAAAAGGAAATGAAGTCGGACTCGTCGCTGGTGTCTACCCGTCGGCCGATTCCGACCGCCCTGGCTTCGGCTGGTTCTTCGGACGCGACAGCCTCTGGACCACCTTCGCCCTCCACAGCGAAGGTGACTTCGCCACCTCGCGCAACGCCCTTGAATTCCTGATCGCGCGCCAGCGCGCCGACGGCAAAATCATGCACGAATACTCCCAATCCGCCGACCGCGTAGATTGGCCCTCATTCCCTTACATGTACGCCGCCGCCGACGCCACCCCGCTCTTCATCCTCGCCATGCACGACTACCTTCGCACTACTGGCGACGACGCCTTCATCCAAAAGCACTGGAAAAATATCAAGCGCGCCTACGATTTCTTGCGCGCCCACGACTCCGACGGTGACGGCATTTACGACAACTCGCAAGGAACCGGTTGGGTCGAGTCCTGGCCGCCCGGAATGCCGCAACAAGAGCTCTACCTGGCCGCCCTCGACCAGCAAGCCACTGCTGCAATCGGAGACCTCGCAAAAACACTAGGCGACGACACTCTCACCAAGTCCGCGCACGACACAGCCGAATCCATCCGCACCAAGCTCAACGCCTATCTCGCTCCTGACGGTATCTACGCCTTCAGCCGCAACAAAGACGGCAGCTACGACACCACGCCTACGTCCTATCCCGCCGTCGCCTGGTGGACCGGCGAACTTGCTCTTCCCAACGCCGCCAAGACCCTCGACTTCTACGCCGCCAGCGATCTCAACGCCGACTGGGGCTCTCGCGCCATCGCGCAAAGCAACCAGCTCTACGACCCCATCAGTTACCACCAGGGCTCCATCTGGCCGCTCTTCACCGGATGGACCGCCATGGCCGAGTTCCGCGCCGGACGTTCCCTCGCGGGCCTCCAGCACTTGCGCGAGAACCTGCGCCTCACCTGGGAAGGCGATCCCGGCAACGTCACCGAATTAATGTCCGGAAAATTCAACGAGCCATTAGGCCGCAGCACCGCGCATCAACTCTGGTCTTCCGCCATGGTCCTTACGCCCGCCATCCGGGGCCTCTTCGGCATCGAGACCAACGTCTCACAGCACAAGCTGTTCGTAGTCCCGCAACTCCCGCCCGAGTGGCCCCGCGCCGTCGTCCATCACGTCCCTTACGGCGACACCGAACTCGACATCACTTACCAACGCCAGGGCACAACGCTCAACATCACGGTAACTTCAGCGAAGGCCATCCCGCTCTGCGTGATCCCCGAGCGCACCGACCGCATGTGCAAGGTCGCACCGGCAACCACCCACACCGCGAGCATCACGTTGCCGGATGTCCAAGTATCGCTTCCCGATGAAGCGCCGCGCCCTGGCGATGCAAGCCATCTCCTCCGCGTCATCAACCAGCAGTACGAAGGCCGCAAACTGGCGCTCACCCTCGAAGCCCCCGCCGGTTCCCATCAGCAACTTCCGCTGCAAATGAACGACCCGCGCGTGAAGACCGTCACCGCGCAAGGCGCCACCATAAACAAAGAAACGCTGGAAGTCGCATTCCCGACAGGCGAAGGCTTCCAGCGTCAAATCGTCACTCTAACTTGGTAG
- a CDS encoding Fpg/Nei family DNA glycosylase — protein sequence MPEGDTIFRAARTLQRALAGKVVTRFETVLPKLARVDEDAPLAGRTVVDVEARGKWMLMHFSGDLILLTHMLMSGSWHIYRPGEQWQRSRNDMRVVIETSDILAVAFRVPVAEFHTEESLKRRARLNQLGDDLLGAEFDIPASVERLRAHGDLELGDTLLHQSVLAGPGNVFKSEICFACRLDPFRKISSLSEEELLRVATKARELMTSNVSDTSGDKIVTYTGFRRTTGRSDPYERLWVYGRAGLPCRRCGTRIEVKRQGAQARKTYFCPECQR from the coding sequence ATGCCTGAGGGAGATACCATTTTTCGCGCGGCGCGGACGTTGCAGCGCGCGCTTGCGGGGAAGGTCGTAACGCGATTTGAGACGGTGCTGCCGAAGCTGGCGCGCGTGGATGAAGATGCGCCGCTCGCGGGAAGGACCGTCGTCGACGTGGAGGCGCGCGGCAAGTGGATGCTCATGCACTTTTCCGGCGATCTCATTCTGCTCACGCACATGCTGATGAGCGGGAGCTGGCATATCTACCGGCCTGGCGAGCAATGGCAGCGATCCCGTAACGATATGCGGGTAGTGATTGAGACCTCGGACATATTGGCTGTCGCGTTTCGCGTACCGGTAGCTGAGTTTCATACCGAGGAGTCGCTGAAGCGGCGCGCGAGATTGAATCAGCTTGGTGACGATCTGCTCGGAGCAGAGTTTGATATTCCGGCAAGCGTCGAACGGTTGCGAGCGCATGGGGATTTGGAGTTGGGAGATACCCTGTTGCATCAAAGTGTTCTCGCCGGACCGGGGAATGTATTCAAGTCGGAGATCTGCTTCGCCTGCCGACTGGATCCGTTTCGGAAGATTTCCTCGTTGAGTGAAGAAGAGCTTTTACGCGTGGCGACCAAGGCGCGGGAGTTGATGACTTCGAACGTGAGTGATACGTCGGGGGACAAGATCGTTACGTACACGGGGTTTCGGCGGACGACGGGACGGTCCGATCCCTATGAGCGGTTATGGGTGTACGGGCGCGCCGGATTGCCTTGCCGGCGGTGTGGCACGCGCATCGAGGTGAAGCGGCAGGGCGCGCAGGCGCGGAAGACCTATTTCTGTCCGGAGTGCCAGCGGTAA